In Xenorhabdus nematophila ATCC 19061, one DNA window encodes the following:
- the cas6e gene encoding type I-E CRISPR-associated protein Cas6/Cse3/CasE — MYLSKVTLRPSVYPIQAPSLKKTKNDVYTAHQLLWQLFTEQEERNFLFREEISLSGRPEFFVLSRTAPIINSPQFQVQTKPFAPQLHNGQKLAFKLRVNPTVCITEKDSGKQRRHDVLMRAKYQQKGSGISADEIESLMTQAAQAWIQDEKRLANWGFRFDFMPDMERYTQHRSFKSSGQKIEFSSVDFQGVLTLSDRDLFLEQYSKGFGRAKSFGCGLMLIRAL; from the coding sequence ATGTATCTGTCTAAAGTCACCTTGCGGCCTTCCGTTTATCCTATTCAGGCGCCGTCATTAAAAAAGACGAAAAATGATGTCTATACTGCCCACCAGCTTTTGTGGCAACTGTTTACAGAACAGGAAGAACGCAATTTCCTCTTTCGGGAAGAGATAAGCTTAAGTGGCAGACCCGAATTTTTCGTGTTGTCCCGAACGGCACCGATAATCAATTCCCCGCAATTTCAGGTGCAAACCAAGCCGTTTGCGCCCCAATTACATAACGGGCAAAAACTGGCGTTCAAGCTCCGGGTGAACCCGACAGTCTGCATCACTGAAAAAGATTCAGGCAAACAGCGGCGCCATGATGTTCTGATGCGTGCCAAATATCAGCAAAAAGGTTCGGGCATCAGTGCTGATGAAATTGAATCATTGATGACACAAGCTGCCCAAGCGTGGATACAGGATGAGAAACGGCTGGCTAATTGGGGGTTCCGCTTCGACTTTATGCCGGATATGGAACGCTATACCCAACATCGCAGCTTTAAATCTTCTGGCCAGAAAATCGAGTTTTCGAGCGTTGATTTTCAGGGGGTGCTCACCCTGTCAGACCGCGATCTTTTCCTTGAGCAATACAGTAAAGGATTTGGCCGGGCAAAGTCCTTTGGCTGCGGGTTAATGCTGATAAGGGCGCTGTAA
- the cas1e gene encoding type I-E CRISPR-associated endonuclease Cas1e — MAYIPLKPIPIKDRNSMIFIGMGRIDVKDNAFVVIDEVNGERMHIPVGSIACIMLEPGTRISHAAVKLASTTGTLLIWVGEAGVRLYSVGQPGGARSDRLLYQAKLALDEDLRLKVVRKMFELRFGEPAPQRRNVEQLRGIEGARVRKSYQILAKQYGVKWQGRNYDHTDWDKGDLINRCISAATSCLYGVTEAAILAAGYAPAIGFLHTGKPLSFVYDIADILKFDTVVPIAFKVAASNSMTPDRQVRIACREKFRTDRTLKRLIPLIEEILAAGEISPPPPPADAQPPAIPEPISIGDIGHRSQ, encoded by the coding sequence ATGGCATATATTCCATTAAAACCGATTCCGATCAAAGACAGAAATTCGATGATCTTTATCGGCATGGGACGTATTGATGTCAAAGATAATGCGTTTGTGGTGATTGATGAAGTCAATGGCGAACGTATGCACATTCCGGTCGGTTCTATCGCCTGCATTATGTTGGAACCCGGTACTCGCATTAGTCATGCCGCAGTGAAACTGGCCTCAACAACAGGAACGCTGCTGATTTGGGTCGGAGAAGCCGGCGTCAGGCTCTATTCCGTCGGGCAGCCGGGCGGTGCCCGTTCAGACCGGTTGCTTTATCAGGCCAAGCTGGCACTGGATGAAGATTTAAGGCTAAAAGTGGTTCGCAAAATGTTTGAATTACGTTTTGGTGAACCCGCCCCGCAAAGGAGAAATGTTGAGCAACTCAGAGGTATAGAGGGAGCGCGTGTCAGGAAGAGCTACCAAATATTGGCAAAACAATATGGGGTCAAGTGGCAGGGGCGCAACTACGACCATACCGATTGGGATAAAGGCGATCTGATCAATCGCTGTATCAGCGCAGCAACCTCCTGTCTATACGGTGTGACCGAAGCCGCCATTCTTGCCGCAGGATACGCCCCCGCCATAGGCTTTCTGCACACGGGTAAACCTTTATCCTTTGTCTATGATATCGCGGATATTTTGAAATTTGATACTGTCGTTCCCATTGCGTTTAAAGTTGCTGCCAGCAATAGCATGACTCCTGACAGACAAGTCAGAATTGCCTGCCGCGAAAAATTCAGAACAGACAGGACACTGAAACGCCTGATTCCCCTGATTGAAGAAATCCTTGCCGCCGGCGAAATCTCACCGCCACCACCGCCTGCTGATGCCCAACCGCCTGCCATTCCCGAACCTATATCCATCGGTGATATAGGTCACAGGAGCCAGTAA
- the cas2e gene encoding type I-E CRISPR-associated endoribonuclease Cas2e yields MSMTVVVTEAVPPRLRGRLAIWLLEIRAGVYVGDISHKIREMIWEQITEQTEDGNAVMAWKTNTESGFDFQTFGENRREPIDFDGLRLVKFKPLAEE; encoded by the coding sequence ATGAGTATGACGGTTGTTGTGACAGAAGCTGTTCCGCCCCGGTTGCGGGGACGTTTGGCCATTTGGTTACTGGAGATACGCGCCGGGGTTTATGTCGGGGATATCTCGCATAAAATCAGGGAGATGATTTGGGAACAAATCACAGAACAGACCGAAGATGGCAATGCAGTTATGGCCTGGAAAACCAACACTGAATCAGGCTTTGATTTCCAGACCTTTGGGGAAAACAGAAGGGAACCGATAGATTTTGATGGCCTTCGTTTAGTGAAGTTTAAACCACTTGCTGAGGAGTAG
- a CDS encoding BamA/TamA family outer membrane protein, translating into MFDFTTLKRLVISSLLIFTASAARADILPDRQKIDGWLNELGGSNSFDARKKIDWGVLPGPFYTPEMGMGIGVAVVGLYRPDSSDHISQTSSLGLSGFGSSTGAFGLNLTNYNFLANDQWRFFVSGTVNNTPTYYWGKGYNAGRDKGNKEKYNSQVFDIRPRLLYRVADATYMGLGWNFSSVNASDPDAGAKRYFEQSVGGRSVVSSGASVHFSYDTRDFLPNAQHGQAFEIIYTYFSPEFGGDHRFQTTQLQFSTYHPLSDKTVLAFDNYARFSAGDVPWNQLSLLGNSQRMRGYYEGRYRDNTIFTTQLELRHKLDWRHGIVGWIGTGTLGESPSKLGSKHWLPSVGVGYRFEFKPRMNVRLDFGVGKGSTGFYFQVGEAF; encoded by the coding sequence ATGTTTGATTTCACGACACTTAAAAGGCTGGTAATATCCAGCCTTCTTATTTTTACTGCCTCAGCCGCACGCGCTGATATTTTGCCTGATCGGCAAAAAATTGATGGCTGGTTAAATGAATTAGGCGGCAGTAACTCTTTTGATGCCCGCAAGAAAATTGATTGGGGTGTATTACCCGGCCCTTTTTACACCCCTGAAATGGGAATGGGAATCGGGGTTGCTGTGGTGGGTTTATATCGTCCTGACAGTTCAGATCATATCAGCCAGACTTCTTCGCTGGGGCTGAGTGGTTTTGGCTCTTCTACCGGCGCGTTTGGCCTGAACTTGACCAATTACAATTTTCTTGCCAATGACCAATGGCGGTTCTTTGTTTCCGGTACGGTGAATAACACGCCGACCTACTATTGGGGCAAAGGCTATAACGCGGGTAGGGATAAAGGGAATAAAGAGAAATATAACTCACAGGTATTTGATATTCGCCCCCGCCTCCTCTATCGCGTCGCTGATGCCACTTATATGGGGTTAGGCTGGAATTTCTCTTCCGTCAATGCCAGTGATCCGGATGCCGGTGCAAAACGGTATTTCGAACAATCCGTCGGCGGGCGTTCAGTCGTCAGCTCTGGTGCAAGCGTCCACTTTAGTTACGATACCCGGGATTTCTTGCCCAATGCACAACACGGGCAGGCATTTGAGATCATTTATACCTATTTTTCCCCGGAATTCGGGGGAGATCATCGTTTCCAGACTACGCAGTTACAATTTTCAACCTATCACCCGTTATCCGATAAGACGGTACTGGCTTTTGATAACTATGCCCGTTTCAGTGCCGGTGATGTGCCGTGGAACCAATTATCGCTACTCGGAAATAGCCAGCGGATGCGCGGGTATTATGAAGGCCGCTATCGTGACAACACTATCTTCACAACCCAGTTGGAACTGAGGCACAAACTTGATTGGCGTCACGGTATCGTCGGCTGGATAGGCACAGGGACATTAGGCGAATCACCGTCAAAATTGGGGTCAAAACATTGGCTTCCTTCTGTTGGTGTCGGCTACCGTTTCGAGTTTAAGCCACGTATGAATGTCCGATTAGATTTTGGCGTTGGTAAAGGCAGCACTGGGTTCTATTTTCAGGTCGGGGAAGCATTTTGA
- a CDS encoding DUF4056 domain-containing protein has protein sequence MTLCLGFLLMACQGKPEPLNPVEPVLTSDTHEQAQEEWTALSPISPPEGLRACCVFGYNIKAKLGGIPVPFYNIDNIVEAGKLGEHHYNDSVLGASAALLGVSDEKIGLLYTHKGGFVDISHVRDTADYTLFLFSQIYARLGQKWELTLDNELAARKIHFFAFTPPEDPAERYTLSVYLATKLAFKLAVWHEIAQWYGYQSVPGFPESVSAFSPEDLYSNLLGARLALTLILEGHASSVSQFSAAIAKILPTALSELGDYSRSGTKEMFDSVDGLWWNSYQRIPEKFLVLHRNYDIQDNRYPLMPSGKENFALRLALPEYYLHFSLDKLAEFQLWPTNAMKNLPAPKQYWTAEDFKMLVEKAQDEDARQLLIH, from the coding sequence ATGACACTGTGTCTCGGCTTCCTGCTGATGGCATGTCAAGGTAAACCAGAACCACTTAATCCCGTAGAACCCGTTCTGACCAGTGATACCCATGAACAAGCACAGGAAGAATGGACTGCATTATCACCGATTTCACCACCAGAAGGTCTAAGAGCCTGCTGTGTTTTCGGTTATAACATTAAGGCTAAATTGGGGGGTATTCCCGTCCCTTTCTATAATATCGACAATATTGTTGAAGCCGGAAAATTGGGTGAGCATCACTACAATGACAGCGTTCTTGGCGCAAGTGCAGCGTTGTTGGGCGTCAGCGATGAAAAAATCGGCCTGCTTTATACCCATAAAGGCGGATTTGTTGATATTTCCCATGTGAGGGATACCGCAGACTATACGCTTTTTTTATTCAGCCAGATTTATGCCCGTCTCGGTCAGAAATGGGAATTAACGCTGGATAATGAACTTGCTGCCCGTAAGATTCACTTTTTTGCCTTTACGCCGCCGGAAGATCCTGCTGAACGTTATACTTTGAGCGTCTATTTAGCCACTAAGCTCGCTTTTAAGCTTGCAGTCTGGCATGAAATTGCACAATGGTACGGTTATCAATCAGTTCCCGGATTCCCAGAAAGTGTCTCTGCTTTTTCCCCGGAAGATCTCTATTCAAATCTGCTGGGCGCACGATTGGCGCTCACGCTGATTCTGGAAGGTCACGCTTCTTCTGTATCTCAGTTTTCGGCTGCCATAGCAAAAATCTTGCCGACCGCGTTAAGTGAACTCGGCGATTATTCCCGATCAGGCACAAAAGAGATGTTTGATAGTGTAGATGGTCTGTGGTGGAACAGTTATCAACGCATTCCCGAAAAGTTTTTAGTGCTGCATCGAAATTATGATATCCAAGACAACCGCTATCCGTTAATGCCGTCAGGTAAAGAAAACTTTGCCTTGCGCTTAGCTTTGCCGGAATACTATCTGCATTTTTCATTGGATAAGCTCGCTGAATTCCAGCTATGGCCAACTAATGCGATGAAAAATCTCCCCGCTCCCAAGCAATACTGGACAGCCGAAGATTTTAAAATGCTGGTGGAAAAGGCTCAGGATGAAGATGCCCGGCAATTATTAATCCACTAA
- a CDS encoding MarR family winged helix-turn-helix transcriptional regulator, translating to MPDSKVFVDNYLPALLGQAWMLVSSEFHDIVEAQGLSVLEWRVLSTLAGSGPIGISLLAQRTVSKQPTITRVLQRLESQGHVARFSNGGGDRRITLVRLTETGLEVVEELLAEAKSHEQSVLEPLGNGKSQLLKEVLQELIKQHTPIRKVLGELGK from the coding sequence ATGCCAGATTCAAAAGTGTTTGTTGACAATTACTTGCCTGCCTTACTGGGTCAGGCATGGATGTTGGTTTCTTCTGAGTTCCATGACATTGTTGAAGCGCAAGGACTGTCAGTGCTGGAGTGGAGAGTATTATCAACGCTGGCGGGAAGTGGTCCGATCGGCATTAGCCTTTTGGCCCAAAGAACGGTCAGTAAACAACCGACAATCACCCGTGTTTTGCAACGTCTGGAATCACAGGGCCATGTAGCGCGTTTTTCCAATGGCGGAGGTGATCGCCGTATTACATTGGTACGCCTCACTGAAACGGGGTTAGAAGTGGTAGAAGAATTACTGGCTGAGGCTAAATCTCATGAACAAAGTGTGCTGGAACCTCTGGGGAATGGCAAGAGTCAGTTATTGAAAGAAGTCTTGCAGGAACTGATTAAGCAGCACACACCGATACGTAAGGTATTGGGGGAATTGGGTAAGTAA
- a CDS encoding PAAR domain-containing protein — protein MSNKAVIRLNDTMDHGGKVITAIDGYVYQGIPVAGKGDLVVCPKCEDTFPIVEGSESLKYQGRQITLEGMCTACGAKLITSQKKLLA, from the coding sequence ATGTCAAATAAAGCAGTTATCCGGTTAAATGATACAATGGATCATGGTGGTAAAGTGATCACCGCCATTGATGGTTATGTCTATCAGGGCATTCCTGTTGCCGGTAAAGGTGATTTAGTCGTTTGTCCCAAATGCGAGGATACATTCCCGATAGTAGAAGGAAGTGAGTCTCTAAAATACCAAGGCAGACAAATTACCTTGGAGGGCATGTGCACAGCCTGTGGGGCGAAATTGATTACCAGCCAGAAAAAGCTTCTTGCTTAG
- a CDS encoding Ail/Lom family outer membrane beta-barrel protein, protein MVMNKTLFTTLVISGFLYGALAYADSHTVAVGFAQSKVQDFKHIRGVNLHYRYEWDYPVSIIGSLAYMKGSEHTRSTGENYVEKGSGDVKYYSLMVGPAYRINDYVSIYGLLGFSHFKVDYSYHESERINDKISSYHGSENRKSTNFAYGAGIEVNPIQYLSIYAGYEGSEEKFNDKSFNINGFNIGVGYRF, encoded by the coding sequence ATGGTGATGAACAAAACACTTTTTACAACGTTAGTTATATCCGGTTTTCTGTATGGTGCACTCGCTTATGCCGATTCGCATACTGTCGCAGTGGGCTTTGCCCAAAGTAAGGTACAAGATTTCAAACATATTCGTGGAGTTAACCTTCATTATCGTTATGAGTGGGATTATCCAGTCAGTATTATTGGTTCCCTTGCCTATATGAAAGGTAGTGAACATACCCGTTCTACTGGAGAGAATTATGTTGAAAAAGGGAGTGGTGATGTGAAGTATTATTCATTGATGGTGGGTCCCGCTTATCGTATTAATGATTATGTGAGTATATATGGTTTATTAGGGTTTTCACATTTTAAAGTAGATTATTCTTATCATGAATCTGAAAGGATCAATGATAAAATATCTTCTTACCACGGAAGTGAAAATAGAAAATCAACTAACTTTGCCTACGGTGCCGGAATTGAAGTTAATCCAATTCAATACCTCAGCATTTATGCCGGATATGAAGGTTCAGAAGAGAAATTTAATGACAAGAGTTTTAACATTAATGGGTTTAATATCGGTGTGGGCTATCGCTTTTAA
- a CDS encoding bifunctional O-acetylhomoserine aminocarboxypropyltransferase/cysteine synthase yields MKLETLSIHAGYSPDPETKAVAVPIYQTTSYAFDDSQHGADLFGLKVAGNIYTRLMNPTTDVLEKRVAALEGGIGALAVASGMSAITYAIQTIASAGDNIISIAKLYGGTHNLMAHTFPNIGIETRFVDHNDIAAIEAMIDEKTKAVFCESITNPSGNIIDIQAMADVAHRHGLPLIVDNTVATPCLCRPFEHGADIIIHSLTKYIGGHGTSIGGMIVDSGKFPWAEHQDRFAILNTPDESYHGINYTDHFGAAAYIARCRVGPLRSMGAALSPFNAFLILQGLETLTLRMERHTENALKIAQYLEQHPQVSWVKYAGLPTHPEHDLAVRYMGGKPSSVLSFGIKGGKEAGIRFIDALQLIVRLVNIGDAKSLACHPASTTHSQLSDKDLIEAGVSQDLIRLSIGLEHSDDIIADLAQALDAAK; encoded by the coding sequence ATGAAATTAGAAACCTTATCTATCCATGCTGGCTATTCACCTGATCCTGAAACCAAAGCTGTTGCTGTCCCGATTTACCAAACAACCTCCTACGCTTTCGATGATTCCCAACATGGTGCTGATTTATTTGGTTTAAAAGTTGCGGGCAACATTTACACCCGCCTTATGAATCCGACGACTGATGTGCTGGAAAAACGTGTTGCTGCCTTGGAAGGTGGAATTGGTGCGCTGGCCGTTGCTTCTGGGATGTCTGCAATTACCTATGCAATTCAGACTATCGCCAGTGCAGGGGATAACATTATCTCCATAGCAAAATTATATGGCGGAACGCATAACTTAATGGCACACACTTTCCCGAATATCGGGATCGAAACTCGTTTTGTCGATCATAACGATATTGCAGCCATTGAAGCGATGATTGACGAGAAAACCAAAGCTGTCTTTTGCGAATCCATTACCAATCCCAGTGGAAATATCATTGATATTCAAGCTATGGCAGATGTCGCTCACCGTCACGGTCTTCCTCTGATTGTCGATAATACCGTTGCTACGCCTTGCCTGTGTCGTCCGTTTGAACATGGTGCAGATATTATCATCCATTCTCTGACCAAATATATCGGTGGTCACGGTACTTCGATTGGTGGAATGATCGTTGATTCAGGTAAATTTCCCTGGGCAGAGCATCAAGATCGCTTTGCAATTTTAAATACTCCGGATGAATCGTATCACGGAATCAACTATACCGACCATTTTGGTGCCGCAGCCTATATCGCCCGCTGCCGGGTTGGGCCGCTGCGCAGCATGGGAGCGGCCCTGTCTCCTTTCAATGCCTTCTTGATTTTGCAGGGCCTTGAAACATTGACACTTCGCATGGAACGCCATACAGAAAATGCCCTGAAAATTGCGCAATATTTGGAACAACACCCTCAGGTATCATGGGTTAAATATGCGGGGTTGCCAACTCATCCAGAACATGATTTGGCTGTCCGTTATATGGGTGGAAAACCCTCGTCTGTGCTGTCCTTCGGTATAAAGGGAGGCAAAGAAGCAGGTATTCGCTTTATTGATGCCCTGCAACTGATTGTACGTCTGGTGAATATCGGTGATGCCAAATCACTGGCTTGCCATCCGGCATCAACCACTCACAGCCAACTCAGTGATAAAGATTTGATAGAAGCAGGTGTATCGCAGGATCTGATCCGTCTGTCTATTGGGCTTGAGCACAGCGATGATATTATTGCTGATCTCGCACAGGCATTGGATGCAGCAAAATAG
- the fecI gene encoding ferric citrate uptake sigma factor FecI: MSEHTATTAPFTLESLYGAHQGWLKTWLTRKLQSAFDADDIVQDTFLRVMRNDSLASIRDPRSFLCTIAKRVIVDLFRRNALEKAYLEMLAQLPEAHAPSLEVRESQLETLQLLDKMLDGLSGKTRDAFLLSQLEGLTYNDIACRLSVSVSSVKKYVARAMEHCLLFRLEHGL; encoded by the coding sequence ATGTCTGAGCATACTGCCACTACAGCTCCTTTTACACTTGAATCGCTTTATGGCGCGCACCAGGGTTGGCTGAAAACATGGCTCACCCGCAAACTCCAGTCGGCTTTTGATGCTGATGATATTGTTCAGGATACGTTTCTGCGGGTAATGAGGAACGATTCGCTTGCATCCATCCGCGATCCCCGCTCCTTTTTATGCACTATTGCCAAACGGGTAATAGTTGATCTCTTCCGCCGTAATGCACTCGAGAAAGCCTATCTTGAGATGCTGGCGCAACTGCCAGAAGCGCACGCTCCCTCCTTAGAAGTACGTGAAAGTCAGCTGGAAACCCTGCAACTGCTCGACAAAATGCTGGATGGCCTGAGCGGTAAAACCCGCGACGCGTTTCTGCTTTCCCAGCTGGAAGGGCTAACCTATAACGACATCGCGTGCCGCCTGTCTGTTTCTGTCAGCTCGGTGAAAAAATACGTGGCCAGAGCAATGGAACACTGTCTGTTATTTCGTCTGGAGCACGGGCTTTGA
- the fecR gene encoding ferric citrate uptake sigma factor regulator FecR, which translates to MSNILTDSRRQALRAASHWYAVLNCGRVSPQQQARWQQWYEQDQDNQWAWQQVEILSNQFSSVPDGVASRTLHDIQYTRRHMMKGLLLILGVGSGWQLWCSESGEGLRADYRTAKGAISQQWLEDGSLLSLNTQSAVDVRFDAHQRAIKLWYGEIAITTARDPQQRPFRVFTRQGQLTALGTEFTVRQQDDNTLLAVQQNAVKVVLTSDPTQRRIVRQGEKLHFNAVKFGEIASLDDEANAWTQGILSFSNKPLGEVITTLARYRNGILRCDPAVAGLRLSGTFPLKNTDTVLNVIARTLPIKIQSVTRYWVNIIPA; encoded by the coding sequence TTGAGCAACATACTGACCGATTCCCGCCGTCAGGCGCTTCGTGCAGCCTCTCACTGGTATGCAGTATTAAACTGCGGGCGGGTCAGCCCTCAGCAGCAGGCGCGCTGGCAGCAATGGTATGAACAGGATCAGGACAACCAGTGGGCATGGCAACAGGTGGAAATTCTGAGCAACCAATTCAGCAGCGTGCCTGACGGTGTAGCCAGCCGCACGCTCCACGATATTCAATATACTCGCCGCCACATGATGAAAGGACTGTTGCTGATACTTGGCGTCGGTAGCGGCTGGCAGCTCTGGTGTTCAGAATCGGGGGAAGGGTTACGCGCCGATTATCGCACCGCAAAAGGGGCAATAAGCCAACAGTGGCTGGAGGATGGATCGCTTCTGTCGCTCAATACGCAAAGTGCGGTGGATGTGCGTTTCGATGCCCACCAGCGCGCCATTAAACTTTGGTACGGCGAAATTGCCATTACGACTGCCAGAGATCCACAACAGCGCCCGTTTCGCGTTTTCACCCGTCAGGGGCAGCTTACCGCACTGGGCACCGAATTCACCGTTCGTCAGCAGGATGACAACACTCTGCTCGCGGTACAGCAGAATGCGGTAAAAGTTGTGCTGACCAGCGATCCAACGCAAAGACGCATTGTCCGGCAGGGTGAAAAATTGCATTTCAATGCGGTAAAGTTTGGCGAGATTGCATCGCTGGATGATGAAGCCAACGCTTGGACTCAGGGCATACTCAGCTTTAGCAATAAACCGCTTGGTGAGGTAATTACCACGCTAGCACGCTATCGTAACGGCATACTGCGCTGTGATCCGGCTGTTGCCGGACTTCGCCTGAGCGGAACCTTTCCATTGAAAAATACCGATACGGTGCTGAATGTGATCGCCAGAACTCTACCCATTAAAATTCAGTCAGTTACCCGATATTGGGTCAACATCATTCCAGCGTAA